The Mycobacterium avium subsp. avium genomic sequence AAGGAACCGAGGTCAAAAGCCTGCGGGAGGGCCAAGCGTCGTTAGCTGACGCGTTCGCAACGATCGACGACGGTGAAGTCTGGTTGCGCAACTTGTACATCCCGGAGTATCAACACGGTAGCTGGACCAATCACGACCCACGCCGGAACCGAAAGTTGTTGTTACATAGGCAACAAATCGACAGACTGGTCGGCAAGATCCGGGATGGTAACCTCGCCTTGATGCCGCTGTCGCTGTACTTCTCCGAGGGCAAAGTGAAGGTAGAGCTCGCTCTCGCGCGCGGCAAGAAGGCTTACGACAAACGCCAGGACCTGGCCCAGCGCGACGCACAGCGCGAAGTCGTTCGTCAACTGGGACGCCGAACAAAGGGGATGATCTGATCGGGGCCGCTTACGCCCAGCTGTCGGCCGTCACGTACGGCGTCAGCGATT encodes the following:
- the smpB gene encoding SsrA-binding protein SmpB gives rise to the protein MAKGSGRAKAAGGKGGSKQIIATNRKARHNYSIIETYEAGVALQGTEVKSLREGQASLADAFATIDDGEVWLRNLYIPEYQHGSWTNHDPRRNRKLLLHRQQIDRLVGKIRDGNLALMPLSLYFSEGKVKVELALARGKKAYDKRQDLAQRDAQREVVRQLGRRTKGMI